The following proteins are encoded in a genomic region of Leptospira fainei serovar Hurstbridge str. BUT 6:
- a CDS encoding polyhydroxyalkanoate synthesis regulator DNA-binding domain-containing protein, whose product MKVLKRYANRRLYDPETSKTITLEDVAEMIIAGSEIKVIDNMTGRDITPKILGQTFLKVSLGQRNEEFSNYMLSALIRETGKNISALFGRLVLGGIGLAYLTREKMDKILQSMVALGELKLEEVKSYREDLLTHLAQRASENREQIQEDLKKVGRELEESGEKELAVEDFSEKIRKIAERVRDKDSL is encoded by the coding sequence ATGAAGGTACTCAAACGATACGCAAACCGCAGGTTGTACGACCCCGAGACTAGCAAAACCATCACCTTGGAAGATGTCGCAGAAATGATTATCGCGGGAAGTGAAATCAAGGTGATCGATAACATGACCGGCCGGGATATTACGCCGAAAATCCTAGGCCAGACGTTCCTAAAAGTCAGCCTCGGACAGAGGAACGAAGAATTTTCCAACTATATGCTTTCTGCGTTAATCCGTGAGACGGGTAAAAATATCAGCGCATTGTTCGGGCGATTGGTTCTGGGCGGAATCGGACTCGCATATCTTACAAGAGAAAAAATGGATAAAATTCTCCAAAGCATGGTAGCTTTAGGAGAATTAAAACTGGAAGAAGTCAAAAGTTATAGAGAGGACCTTCTCACGCACTTGGCCCAAAGAGCCAGCGAAAACCGCGAGCAAATCCAAGAAGATCTCAAAAAAGTGGGTCGGGAATTGGAAGAAAGCGGTGAAAAGGAATTGGCGGTTGAGGACTTCTCGGAGAAAATTCGGAAGATCGCGGAAAGGGTTCGAGACAAGGACTCTCTCTGA
- a CDS encoding DsbA family oxidoreductase, which produces MKTEISIYSDVVCPWCYIGKKRLENAIEQWKVKHPDDTIQVNWKPFELNPDISPAGEDREAHMVKKFGSLERIRSMTGRVTDIAKEDGLFFSNLDKGHQPNTFILHALIRKARGYGKESKLAEIFFRNFFSDGKNLSDESVLLEALREAGVPDTELSSVKEDKLLLSEIEKEEIEGRNMGVTGVPFYIFNEKYAVSGAQPSELFLEVFDRLQSEGV; this is translated from the coding sequence TTGAAAACTGAAATTTCAATTTATTCGGATGTAGTGTGTCCTTGGTGTTATATCGGGAAAAAACGATTAGAGAACGCCATCGAACAATGGAAGGTCAAGCACCCTGACGATACGATCCAAGTTAATTGGAAACCGTTTGAATTGAACCCGGATATTTCTCCGGCCGGAGAAGACCGCGAAGCTCATATGGTTAAAAAATTCGGCTCTTTGGAAAGAATTCGTTCGATGACCGGAAGAGTCACGGATATAGCTAAGGAAGATGGTTTATTTTTTTCTAATTTAGATAAAGGTCATCAACCTAACACCTTTATTCTCCACGCTTTGATCCGCAAGGCAAGGGGATACGGCAAGGAATCTAAGCTTGCCGAAATATTCTTCCGAAACTTTTTTTCGGATGGAAAAAATTTGTCGGACGAATCGGTCCTCTTGGAAGCTCTTCGAGAGGCGGGCGTTCCGGATACGGAATTGTCCTCGGTAAAAGAAGATAAGTTATTATTATCGGAAATTGAAAAAGAGGAGATCGAAGGCAGGAACATGGGAGTTACCGGAGTTCCATTTTATATTTTTAACGAGAAATATGCGGTCTCGGGAGCCCAGCCTTCCGAACTATTTTTAGAAGTATTCGATCGTTTACAATCTGAAGGAGTTTAA